The following coding sequences lie in one Capsicum annuum cultivar UCD-10X-F1 chromosome 5, UCD10Xv1.1, whole genome shotgun sequence genomic window:
- the LOC107871357 gene encoding serine/threonine-protein phosphatase PP1 isoform X2: protein MDQNLLDDIISRLLEVKGKPGKQVVLTEAEIKQLCLVSKEIFLRQPNLLELEAPIKICGDIHGQYSDLLRLFEYGGLPPQSNYLFLGDYVDRGKQSLETICLLLAYKIKYPENFFLLRGNHECASINRIYGFYDECKRRFNVRLWKIFTECFNCLPVAALIDEKILCMHGGLSPDLNHLDQIRSLQRPTDVPDAGLLCDLLWSDPSKDVEGWGMNDRGVSYTFGADKVTEFLGKHDLDLICRAHQVVEDGYEFFANRQLVTVFSAPNYCGEFDNAGAMMSVDETLMCSFQILKPADKKPKFSFGSTTTAKPGSPTGMKSFFNSKA, encoded by the exons atggaccAAAATTTGTTAGATGATATTATAAGTAGGCTTCTTGAAGTAAAGGGTAAACCAGGGAAGCAAGTGGTGTTAACAGAGGCTGAGATTAAGCAGTTGTGTTTGGTATCTAAAGAGATTTTCTTGAGACAACCTAATTTGTTGGAACTTGAAGCACCAATCAAGATTTGTG GTGACATTCATGGCCAATATTCTGATCTTCTGCGGCTATTTGAGTATGGTGGATTGCCTCCTCAATCAAACTATTTATTTTTAGGTGATTATGTTGATCGTGGCAAGCAGAGCCTAGAGACTATATGTCTTCTACTTGCATACAAGATCAAATATCCAGAAAACTTTTTCTTGCTTCGGGGAAATCATGAATGTGCTTCCATAAACCGcatatatggattttatgatgaatGTAAGAGAAGATTCAATGTTAGATTATGGAAAATCTTCACAGAGTGCTTCAATTGTCTGCCGGTCGCTGCCTTAATAGATGAAAAGATTCTATGTATGCATGGAGGCCTCTCTCCTGATTTGAACCATTTAGACCAAATTAGAAGTCTCCAACGCCCAACTGATGTGCCAGATGCTGGATTGCTGTGTGATTTGCTTTGGTCTGATCCTAGTAAAGATGTTGAAGGATGGGGAATGAATGACCGGGGAGTTTCATACACCTTTGGTGCAGACAAGGTGACGGAATTTCTTGGGAAGCATGATCTGGATCTTATTTGCCGTGCTCATCAG GTTGTGGAGGATGGGTATGAGTTTTTTGCTAATCGGCAACTTGTAACTGTATTTTCTGCACCGAATTATTGTGGAGAGTTTGACAATGCTGGTGCTATGATGAGCGTAGATGAAACATTAATGTGCTCCTTTCAAATATTAAAACCTGCTGATAAGAAGCCCAAATTCAGCTTCGGAAGTACAACTACCGCTAAACCGGGATCTCCCACTGGGATGAAG TCCTTTTTTAATTCCAAAGCATGA
- the LOC107871357 gene encoding serine/threonine-protein phosphatase PP1 isoform X1, giving the protein MDQNLLDDIISRLLEVKGKPGKQVVLTEAEIKQLCLVSKEIFLRQPNLLELEAPIKICGDIHGQYSDLLRLFEYGGLPPQSNYLFLGDYVDRGKQSLETICLLLAYKIKYPENFFLLRGNHECASINRIYGFYDECKRRFNVRLWKIFTECFNCLPVAALIDEKILCMHGGLSPDLNHLDQIRSLQRPTDVPDAGLLCDLLWSDPSKDVEGWGMNDRGVSYTFGADKVTEFLGKHDLDLICRAHQVVEDGYEFFANRQLVTVFSAPNYCGEFDNAGAMMSVDETLMCSFQILKPADKKPKFSFGSTTTAKPGSPTGMKSFLNAKV; this is encoded by the exons atggaccAAAATTTGTTAGATGATATTATAAGTAGGCTTCTTGAAGTAAAGGGTAAACCAGGGAAGCAAGTGGTGTTAACAGAGGCTGAGATTAAGCAGTTGTGTTTGGTATCTAAAGAGATTTTCTTGAGACAACCTAATTTGTTGGAACTTGAAGCACCAATCAAGATTTGTG GTGACATTCATGGCCAATATTCTGATCTTCTGCGGCTATTTGAGTATGGTGGATTGCCTCCTCAATCAAACTATTTATTTTTAGGTGATTATGTTGATCGTGGCAAGCAGAGCCTAGAGACTATATGTCTTCTACTTGCATACAAGATCAAATATCCAGAAAACTTTTTCTTGCTTCGGGGAAATCATGAATGTGCTTCCATAAACCGcatatatggattttatgatgaatGTAAGAGAAGATTCAATGTTAGATTATGGAAAATCTTCACAGAGTGCTTCAATTGTCTGCCGGTCGCTGCCTTAATAGATGAAAAGATTCTATGTATGCATGGAGGCCTCTCTCCTGATTTGAACCATTTAGACCAAATTAGAAGTCTCCAACGCCCAACTGATGTGCCAGATGCTGGATTGCTGTGTGATTTGCTTTGGTCTGATCCTAGTAAAGATGTTGAAGGATGGGGAATGAATGACCGGGGAGTTTCATACACCTTTGGTGCAGACAAGGTGACGGAATTTCTTGGGAAGCATGATCTGGATCTTATTTGCCGTGCTCATCAG GTTGTGGAGGATGGGTATGAGTTTTTTGCTAATCGGCAACTTGTAACTGTATTTTCTGCACCGAATTATTGTGGAGAGTTTGACAATGCTGGTGCTATGATGAGCGTAGATGAAACATTAATGTGCTCCTTTCAAATATTAAAACCTGCTGATAAGAAGCCCAAATTCAGCTTCGGAAGTACAACTACCGCTAAACCGGGATCTCCCACTGGGATGAAG TCCTTTCTTAATGCCAAAGTATGA